The following are encoded together in the Pseudomonas sediminis genome:
- the dauA gene encoding C4-dicarboxylic acid transporter DauA: MSRLSLPLFAAWRQTLRAGYSWKALRGDLSAGLTVGIIAIPLAMALAIAVGVAPQHGLYTVLIAAPLIALCGGSRFNISGPTAAFVVILLPITQQYGLGGLLLCTLMAGVILITLGLLRAGRLIEFVPYPVTLGFTAGIGIVIAVLQIKDLFGLHFAGTPQHLLEQVNLLIRALPSLQLGDSLVGAACLATLLIWPRLVPKIPAHLVALAIGALLALALERLGLPVATLGERFSYQLDGIEYPGIPPFLPDLSLPWNLPGAGGQPLVLSFELIRQLLAPAFAIAMLGAIESLLCAVVADGMTGSKHDPNAELIGQGLGNLAAPFFGGITATAAIARTAANVRAGAFSPLAALVHAGVVLAAILLLAPLFSYLPMAALAALLLIVAWNMSEPHHVVHTLRIAPRSDVLVLLTCLALTVLFDMVLAVGVGLLLAAGLFIKRMSELTDTAALNRQQRQALLDLPEHVLAYAIRGPLFFGAAEKALSVLRRFTPGVKIAIVDISAVPLLDMTAIAALDNVLRDYRQQGVALILSGPTAQVRLQLRRAGVHRREGELAYVRDLPQAREKALRWLGEA; the protein is encoded by the coding sequence ATGTCACGTCTATCGTTGCCGCTGTTCGCCGCCTGGCGCCAGACCCTGCGCGCGGGCTACTCCTGGAAGGCCTTGCGCGGCGACCTGAGCGCCGGCCTGACGGTGGGCATCATCGCCATTCCACTGGCCATGGCACTGGCTATTGCCGTGGGCGTGGCACCGCAGCACGGCCTTTATACCGTGCTGATCGCTGCACCGCTGATCGCCCTGTGCGGCGGCTCGCGCTTCAATATTTCCGGCCCCACCGCCGCCTTCGTGGTGATCCTGCTGCCGATCACCCAGCAGTACGGTCTCGGCGGCTTGCTGCTGTGTACGCTGATGGCTGGCGTGATCCTGATCACCCTGGGGCTGCTGCGCGCCGGACGCCTGATCGAGTTTGTGCCCTATCCGGTAACACTGGGCTTTACCGCCGGCATCGGCATCGTCATTGCCGTTCTGCAGATCAAGGATCTGTTCGGCCTGCACTTCGCCGGCACACCCCAGCACCTTCTGGAACAGGTGAACCTGCTGATCCGTGCCTTGCCCAGCCTGCAACTCGGCGACAGCCTGGTGGGCGCCGCGTGCCTGGCGACACTGCTGATCTGGCCACGCCTGGTACCGAAGATTCCTGCACACTTGGTCGCCCTGGCGATTGGTGCGTTGCTGGCACTGGCCCTGGAGCGCCTGGGGCTGCCCGTGGCGACATTGGGCGAGCGCTTCAGCTATCAGCTCGACGGCATCGAATATCCCGGCATCCCACCTTTCCTGCCGGACCTGTCGTTACCCTGGAACCTGCCGGGCGCCGGCGGCCAGCCGCTGGTGCTTTCATTCGAACTGATCCGCCAACTGCTGGCGCCGGCATTCGCTATCGCCATGCTCGGCGCCATCGAGTCATTGCTGTGCGCGGTGGTAGCCGACGGCATGACCGGCAGCAAGCATGACCCCAACGCCGAACTGATCGGTCAGGGTCTGGGCAATCTGGCTGCACCGTTCTTCGGCGGCATCACCGCCACCGCTGCCATTGCCCGTACCGCCGCCAACGTGCGTGCCGGTGCGTTCTCCCCACTGGCGGCACTGGTTCATGCGGGCGTGGTACTGGCGGCGATTCTGTTACTCGCGCCGCTGTTCAGCTATTTGCCCATGGCCGCCCTGGCAGCGCTGCTGCTGATCGTGGCGTGGAACATGAGCGAACCCCACCATGTCGTCCACACCCTGCGTATCGCGCCACGCAGCGATGTGCTGGTACTGCTCACTTGCCTGGCACTAACGGTGCTGTTCGACATGGTGCTGGCCGTCGGCGTCGGCCTGCTGCTGGCGGCTGGGCTGTTCATCAAGCGCATGAGCGAGCTGACCGATACCGCGGCGCTGAATCGGCAGCAACGTCAGGCCTTGCTGGATCTGCCCGAGCACGTGCTGGCTTACGCCATTCGCGGCCCGCTGTTCTTTGGCGCGGCAGAAAAGGCGTTGAGCGTGCTGCGGCGTTTCACGCCGGGAGTGAAGATAGCCATCGTCGATATCAGCGCCGTGCCACTGCTGGACATGACAGCCATTGCCGCGCTGGACAACGTGCTGCGCGATTACCGCCAGCAGGGTGTGGCGCTGATTCTGAGCGGGCCGACGGCGCAGGTGCGCCTGCAATTACGTCGCGCCGGCGTACATCGCCGCGAGGGCGAGCTGGCCTATGTGCGGGACCTGCCGCAAGCACGAGAAAAGGCGCTGCGCTGGTTGGGAGAGGCCTGA
- a CDS encoding FKBP-type peptidyl-prolyl cis-trans isomerase, with the protein MTDVRIGPDREVTLHFALKLENGDVIDSTFDKQPATFKVGDGNLLPGFEQALYGFKAGDKRSVQVQPEQGFGQPNPQNVQIMPRSQFEGMELSEGLLVIFNDAANAELPGVVKAFDDKQVTIDFNHPLAGKVLDFDVEIIEVKAL; encoded by the coding sequence ATGACAGACGTACGCATCGGTCCGGACAGGGAAGTGACCCTGCATTTCGCCCTCAAGCTGGAAAACGGCGATGTGATCGACAGTACCTTCGACAAGCAACCGGCGACCTTCAAAGTCGGCGACGGCAACCTGCTGCCTGGTTTCGAACAGGCGCTGTACGGCTTCAAGGCTGGCGACAAGCGCAGCGTGCAGGTACAACCGGAGCAGGGCTTCGGCCAGCCCAACCCACAGAACGTGCAGATCATGCCGCGCAGCCAGTTCGAGGGCATGGAGCTCTCCGAAGGCCTGCTGGTGATCTTCAACGACGCCGCCAATGCCGAGCTGCCGGGTGTAGTCAAGGCGTTCGACGACAAGCAGGTCACCATCGACTTCAACCACCCGCTGGCCGGCAAGGTGCTTGACTTCGATGTGGAAATCATCGAAGTCAAGGCGCTCTAG
- a CDS encoding PA4642 family protein: protein MRKDKKQVIGEEISDDSIKLFLAVEPADATPPSLHKLVKAYRGLRIDDFERFMGFFVAEGYDLSATDAQGNDFIALIQDQRNAEPYIEVIKAARG from the coding sequence ATGCGTAAAGACAAGAAGCAGGTGATTGGCGAAGAAATCAGCGACGACTCGATCAAGCTGTTCCTTGCGGTGGAGCCAGCGGACGCCACGCCGCCTTCGCTGCACAAGCTGGTCAAGGCTTATCGCGGTCTGCGTATCGATGACTTCGAGCGTTTCATGGGTTTCTTCGTCGCTGAAGGCTACGATCTCTCGGCCACCGATGCACAGGGCAATGATTTCATTGCGCTGATTCAGGATCAGCGCAATGCCGAGCCTTACATCGAAGTGATCAAGGCTGCTCGCGGCTGA
- the rpsT gene encoding 30S ribosomal protein S20, giving the protein MANSPSAKKRAKQAEKRRSHNASLRSMVRTYIKNVVKAIAAKDLELAKTAYTAAVPVIDRMADKGIIHKNKAARHKSRLNAHIKALGEAAAA; this is encoded by the coding sequence GTGGCCAACTCACCTTCTGCCAAAAAACGCGCCAAACAGGCTGAGAAGCGCCGTAGCCATAACGCCAGCCTGCGCTCGATGGTTCGTACTTACATCAAGAACGTAGTCAAGGCTATTGCTGCCAAAGATCTCGAGCTTGCCAAAACCGCTTACACTGCAGCCGTTCCGGTCATCGACCGCATGGCTGACAAAGGCATCATCCACAAGAACAAAGCCGCTCGCCACAAGAGCCGCCTGAACGCGCACATCAAGGCGCTGGGCGAAGCTGCTGCCGCTTAA
- the murJ gene encoding murein biosynthesis integral membrane protein MurJ encodes MNLLKSLAAVSSLTMVSRVLGFVRDTIIARTFGAGVASDAFVVAFKLPNLLRRIFAEGAFSQAFVPILAEYKMQQGEEATRTFIAYVSGLLTLVLALVTAIGVLAAPWIVWATAPGFADEAERFELTVDLLRVTFPYILLISLSSLAGAILNTWNRFSVPAFVPTLLNVSMIVFALFLTPYFDPPIMALGWAVLVGGLAQLLWQLPHLKKIGMLVLPRLSFGDLGVWRVLKQMGPAIFGVSVSQISLIINTIFASFLVAGSVSWMYYADRLMELPSGVLGVALGTILLPALSKTYASKNRDEYRRLLDWGLRLCFLLVLPCTLALAILAEPLVVSLFQYGKFGAEDALMTQRALVAYSVGLLALILIKILAPGFYAQQNIKTPVRIAIISLLATQVMNALFVFGLEMAHVGLALAISLAACLNAGLLYWQLRRADIFQPLPGWGLFLFKLVVAVAVMVAVLLGLLQVMPVWAEGEMLVRLLRLGALVAAGLIAYFGMLLILGFRPRDFARRAL; translated from the coding sequence ATGAATCTCCTCAAGTCCCTGGCTGCCGTCAGTTCACTGACCATGGTTTCGCGCGTGCTGGGGTTCGTGCGCGACACCATCATCGCCCGCACCTTTGGGGCCGGAGTGGCGTCGGACGCCTTCGTGGTGGCCTTCAAGCTGCCCAACCTGCTGCGCCGTATTTTTGCCGAAGGGGCGTTCTCTCAGGCCTTCGTGCCGATTCTGGCCGAGTACAAGATGCAACAGGGCGAGGAGGCTACGCGCACCTTCATTGCCTATGTATCGGGGTTGCTGACCCTGGTGCTGGCGCTGGTCACGGCCATCGGCGTGCTCGCAGCGCCTTGGATCGTCTGGGCCACGGCGCCGGGTTTTGCCGATGAGGCCGAGCGCTTCGAGCTGACCGTCGATCTGCTGCGGGTGACCTTTCCTTATATATTGCTGATCTCCCTGTCATCGCTGGCGGGCGCCATTCTCAACACCTGGAACCGTTTTTCGGTGCCGGCATTCGTGCCGACGCTGCTCAACGTCAGCATGATCGTCTTCGCGCTGTTTCTGACGCCCTATTTCGACCCGCCGATCATGGCTCTCGGCTGGGCGGTGCTGGTCGGCGGCCTGGCCCAACTGCTCTGGCAACTGCCGCACCTTAAAAAGATCGGCATGCTGGTGCTGCCGCGCCTGAGTTTCGGTGATCTGGGTGTCTGGCGCGTGCTCAAACAGATGGGGCCAGCTATCTTCGGCGTCTCGGTGAGTCAGATTTCGCTGATCATCAACACGATATTCGCCTCCTTCCTGGTGGCTGGCTCGGTGTCCTGGATGTATTACGCCGACCGCCTGATGGAGCTGCCCTCGGGTGTGCTGGGCGTGGCGCTGGGCACCATCTTGCTGCCGGCACTCTCCAAGACCTACGCCAGCAAGAATCGCGACGAGTACCGTCGTCTGCTCGATTGGGGGCTGCGCCTGTGCTTTCTGTTGGTACTGCCCTGCACGTTGGCGCTGGCGATTCTCGCCGAGCCGCTGGTGGTGTCGCTATTCCAGTACGGCAAGTTCGGTGCAGAGGATGCGCTGATGACCCAGCGGGCGCTGGTGGCCTACTCGGTCGGCCTGCTGGCGTTGATTCTGATCAAGATCCTCGCGCCAGGCTTTTATGCCCAGCAGAACATCAAGACACCGGTGCGTATTGCCATCATCAGCCTGCTGGCCACCCAGGTGATGAATGCGCTGTTCGTGTTTGGCCTGGAGATGGCGCACGTCGGCCTGGCGCTGGCGATCAGCCTGGCGGCCTGCCTGAATGCCGGCCTGTTGTACTGGCAACTGCGCCGCGCCGATATCTTCCAGCCGCTGCCGGGCTGGGGGCTGTTCCTGTTCAAGCTGGTGGTTGCGGTGGCGGTGATGGTCGCTGTGTTGCTGGGGCTGTTGCAGGTGATGCCTGTCTGGGCAGAAGGGGAGATGCTCGTGCGCCTGTTGCGTCTCGGCGCGCTGGTGGCCGCTGGGCTGATTGCCTACTTCGGCATGCTGCTCATATTGGGCTTCCGTCCGCGTGATTTTGCCCGGCGGGCGTTGTAG
- a CDS encoding hypoxanthine-guanine phosphoribosyltransferase, whose product MSADLAHIRQIMAEADCLFTEAEVEAAIDRVASQINAELAERNPVVFCVMNGGLIFSGKLLTKLNFPLEASYLHATRYRNETSGGELFWKAKPEVSFIDRDVLIVDDILDEGHTLGAIIDFCRHAGARAVHTAVLIDKEHDRKARPDLKADYVGLQCIDRYIFGYGMDYKGYWRNAAGIYAVKGL is encoded by the coding sequence ATGTCCGCCGATCTCGCGCACATTCGCCAAATCATGGCGGAAGCCGACTGCCTGTTCACCGAAGCCGAGGTGGAAGCGGCCATCGACAGGGTTGCCAGCCAGATCAACGCCGAGCTGGCCGAGCGCAATCCGGTGGTGTTCTGCGTGATGAACGGCGGCCTGATCTTCTCCGGCAAACTGCTGACCAAGCTGAACTTCCCGCTCGAGGCGTCCTATCTACACGCGACCCGTTATCGCAATGAAACCAGCGGTGGCGAACTGTTCTGGAAGGCCAAGCCGGAAGTTTCCTTCATCGACCGCGATGTGCTGATCGTCGACGACATCCTCGATGAAGGGCACACCCTCGGTGCGATCATCGATTTCTGCCGCCATGCCGGTGCACGTGCCGTGCATACCGCGGTGTTGATCGACAAGGAGCATGACCGCAAGGCGCGTCCGGACCTGAAAGCCGACTACGTCGGGCTGCAGTGCATCGACCGCTATATCTTCGGTTATGGCATGGACTACAAGGGCTACTGGCGCAACGCCGCTGGCATCTACGCGGTCAAGGGGCTGTAA
- the ribF gene encoding bifunctional riboflavin kinase/FAD synthetase: protein MQLVRGLHNLQPQARGCVVTIGNFDGVHRGHQAILARLRERAAELAVPSCVVIFEPQPREFFGPDTAPARLTRLRDKLALLAAEGVDMVLCLAFNRRLRELSAAEFVQRVLVDGLGVKDLEIGDDFRFGCDRAGDFEFLKAAGQRYGFSVDASTTVEVLGGRVSSTRVRQALADGDFELAEALLGRPFRIAGRVLHGQKLGRQLDAPTANIQLKRRKVPLTGVYLVSCEVDGVIQPGVANIGVRPSVAGDGSAHLEVHLLDFAGDLYGRRLSVAFHHKLRDEQRFASLEALKAAIAADIAAAREYWQSHPLMKSPK, encoded by the coding sequence ATGCAGCTGGTTCGAGGTCTTCATAACCTGCAGCCCCAGGCGCGGGGCTGTGTGGTCACCATCGGTAATTTCGACGGCGTTCATCGTGGGCACCAGGCCATCCTGGCGCGCCTGCGTGAGCGTGCTGCGGAATTGGCCGTGCCCAGCTGTGTGGTGATCTTCGAGCCGCAGCCGCGTGAATTCTTCGGCCCGGACACCGCGCCGGCGCGTCTGACCCGCCTGCGTGACAAGCTCGCCCTGTTGGCCGCCGAAGGCGTCGACATGGTGCTGTGCCTGGCCTTCAACCGCCGCCTGCGCGAGCTGTCGGCTGCCGAGTTCGTCCAGCGTGTGCTGGTTGATGGCCTTGGCGTGAAGGATCTGGAAATCGGCGACGATTTCCGCTTCGGCTGCGACCGCGCCGGCGATTTCGAATTTCTCAAGGCCGCCGGCCAGCGTTACGGCTTCAGCGTCGATGCTTCGACCACGGTCGAAGTGCTCGGTGGCCGAGTCAGCAGCACGCGCGTGCGTCAGGCCCTGGCCGATGGCGATTTCGAACTGGCAGAAGCCTTGCTCGGCCGGCCGTTCCGCATCGCCGGCAGGGTCTTGCACGGGCAGAAGCTCGGTCGCCAGCTCGATGCACCAACGGCCAATATCCAGCTCAAGCGGCGCAAGGTTCCGCTGACCGGTGTTTATCTGGTGAGCTGTGAAGTCGATGGCGTGATTCAACCGGGTGTCGCCAATATCGGCGTGCGCCCCAGCGTTGCCGGTGACGGCAGCGCCCATCTGGAAGTGCATCTTCTGGATTTTGCCGGCGATCTGTATGGCCGGCGTCTCTCGGTGGCTTTCCACCACAAGCTGCGTGATGAGCAGCGTTTCGCCTCGCTGGAGGCCCTGAAGGCGGCGATTGCCGCTGATATCGCCGCTGCCCGTGAATATTGGCAGAGCCACCCGCTGATGAAGAGCCCGAAATGA
- the upp gene encoding uracil phosphoribosyltransferase, protein MPTREIRHPLIRHKIGLMRRADISTKNFRELAQEVGALLTYEATNDLPLEAYDIEGWAGTVQVEKIAGKKITVVPILRAGIGMLDGVLSLIPGAKVSAVGVARNEETLEAHTYLEKLAPEIDSRLALIIDPMLATGGSMVATIDLLKKAGCKDIRAMVLVAAPEGIKAVEQAHPDVTIFTASIDQCLNEHGYIIPGLGDAGDKIFGTKQKDA, encoded by the coding sequence ATGCCCACTCGCGAGATCCGCCACCCGCTGATCCGTCACAAGATCGGCCTGATGCGCCGCGCCGATATCAGCACCAAGAATTTCCGTGAGCTGGCCCAGGAAGTGGGCGCCCTGCTGACTTATGAGGCCACCAACGACTTGCCTCTGGAAGCCTACGACATCGAAGGCTGGGCGGGCACCGTGCAGGTGGAGAAGATCGCCGGCAAGAAAATCACCGTGGTGCCTATCCTGCGCGCCGGCATCGGCATGCTCGACGGCGTGCTCAGCCTGATTCCCGGTGCCAAGGTCAGCGCAGTGGGCGTCGCGCGCAACGAGGAAACCCTGGAAGCGCACACTTACCTGGAAAAGCTGGCGCCGGAAATCGACTCGCGCCTGGCCCTGATCATCGACCCGATGCTCGCCACCGGCGGTTCGATGGTCGCCACCATCGACCTGCTGAAAAAAGCTGGCTGCAAGGACATTCGCGCCATGGTCCTGGTTGCCGCTCCCGAAGGCATCAAGGCAGTCGAGCAGGCTCATCCGGACGTGACCATCTTCACCGCCTCAATCGATCAGTGTCTGAACGAACACGGCTACATCATTCCGGGCCTGGGCGATGCCGGCGACAAGATCTTCGGCACCAAGCAAAAGGACGCCTGA
- the ileS gene encoding isoleucine--tRNA ligase — protein sequence MTDYKATLNLPDTQFPMKAGLPQREPQTLQRWNEIGLYSKLRKIGEDRPKFVLHDGPPYANGSIHIGHAVNKILKDIITRSKTLAGFDAPYVPGWDCHGLPIEHKVETTFGKNQPADLTRERCRTYAGEQIEGQKADFIRLGVLGDWDNPYKTMDFANEAGEIRALAEMVKQGFVFKGLKPVNWCFDCGSALAEAEVEYQDKKSDAIDVAFPIEDADKLAAAFGLSELSKPAAIVIWTTTPWTIPANQALNVHPEFTYALVDTGERLLLLAEELVESCLQRYGLQGQVIATAQGAALDLIRFRHPFYERFSPVYLAEYVELGAGTGIVHSAPAYGEDDFRTCKAYGMSNDDILSPVQSNGVYTPELPFFGGQFIWKANPAIVEKLAEVGALLKHQPIQHSYMHCWRHKTPLIYRATAQWFVGMDTQPKQGAPLRERALAAIEQTQFVPAWGQARLHSMIAGRPDWCISRQRNWGVPIPFFLHKATGELHPRTVELMEEVAKRVEQEGIEAWFKLDGPELLGAEAADYDKINDTLDVWFDSGTTHWHVLRGSHDMGHTDGPRADLYLEGSDQHRGWFHSSLLTGSAIDGHAPYKALLTHGFVVDENGRKMSKSLGNVVAPQEVNDSLGADIMRLWVASTDYSGEMAVSKVILQRSADAYRRIRNTARFMLANLNGFDPAKDLLQLEQMLDLDRWAVDAALRLQEEIIEAYADYRFWNVYSKVHNFCVQELGGFYLDIIKDRQYTTAADSVARRSCQSALFHISEALVRWIAPILAFTAEEIWQFLPGERNESVMLNTWYTGLQRLPEGFELDRAYWDRVMEVKAAVNKELENLRTAKAIGASLQAEVTLFCDEAKQADLAKLGDELRFALITSAAQTAPLADAPADAVVTEVEGLKLKILKSAHAKCGRCWHFRADVGSHAEHPELCGRCVSNIEGEGEVRKHA from the coding sequence ATGACCGACTACAAAGCTACGCTGAACCTGCCCGATACCCAGTTCCCGATGAAGGCCGGCCTGCCGCAACGCGAGCCGCAGACCCTGCAGCGCTGGAACGAGATTGGTCTGTATAGCAAGCTGCGCAAGATTGGCGAAGATCGGCCGAAGTTCGTCCTGCACGACGGCCCACCCTATGCCAACGGCAGCATCCACATCGGTCATGCGGTGAACAAGATCCTCAAGGACATCATCACCCGTTCCAAGACCCTGGCCGGCTTCGACGCGCCCTATGTCCCAGGCTGGGACTGCCATGGCCTGCCGATTGAGCACAAGGTCGAAACCACCTTCGGCAAGAATCAGCCGGCGGACCTGACCCGTGAGCGTTGCCGCACCTATGCCGGCGAGCAGATCGAAGGGCAGAAGGCCGATTTCATCCGCCTCGGCGTGCTGGGTGACTGGGACAACCCTTACAAGACCATGGATTTCGCCAACGAGGCCGGCGAGATTCGCGCCCTGGCCGAGATGGTCAAGCAGGGCTTCGTGTTCAAGGGCCTGAAGCCGGTGAACTGGTGCTTCGACTGCGGCTCGGCGCTGGCCGAGGCCGAGGTGGAGTATCAGGACAAGAAGTCCGATGCCATCGACGTTGCCTTCCCAATCGAAGATGCAGACAAGCTGGCCGCCGCCTTTGGCCTCAGCGAGCTGAGCAAACCGGCCGCCATCGTCATCTGGACCACCACGCCCTGGACCATCCCGGCCAACCAGGCGCTCAACGTGCATCCGGAGTTCACCTACGCGCTGGTCGACACCGGCGAGCGTCTCCTGCTGCTGGCTGAAGAACTGGTCGAGTCCTGCCTGCAGCGTTACGGTCTGCAAGGTCAGGTGATCGCGACCGCGCAGGGCGCCGCACTGGATCTGATCCGTTTCCGTCATCCGTTCTACGAGCGTTTCTCGCCGGTGTACCTGGCCGAATACGTCGAGCTGGGCGCCGGTACCGGCATCGTCCACTCGGCGCCGGCTTATGGTGAGGACGACTTCCGTACCTGCAAAGCCTACGGTATGAGCAATGACGACATTCTTAGCCCGGTGCAGAGCAATGGCGTATACACCCCGGAGCTGCCGTTCTTCGGCGGTCAGTTCATCTGGAAGGCCAACCCGGCCATCGTCGAGAAGCTTGCCGAAGTCGGTGCGCTGCTCAAGCATCAGCCAATCCAGCACAGCTACATGCACTGCTGGCGTCACAAGACGCCGCTGATCTACCGCGCCACCGCACAATGGTTCGTCGGCATGGATACCCAGCCGAAGCAAGGTGCGCCTCTGCGTGAGCGTGCGCTGGCAGCCATCGAGCAGACTCAGTTCGTCCCGGCCTGGGGCCAGGCGCGCCTGCACAGCATGATCGCCGGTCGTCCTGACTGGTGCATCTCGCGTCAGCGCAACTGGGGCGTGCCGATCCCGTTCTTCCTGCACAAGGCCACTGGCGAGCTGCACCCGCGCACTGTCGAGCTGATGGAAGAGGTCGCCAAGCGCGTCGAGCAAGAGGGCATCGAAGCCTGGTTCAAACTCGACGGCCCCGAGCTGCTTGGCGCTGAAGCAGCTGACTACGACAAGATCAACGACACCCTCGATGTGTGGTTCGACTCCGGTACCACGCACTGGCACGTGCTGCGCGGCTCCCACGACATGGGTCACACCGACGGCCCGCGCGCCGATCTGTACCTCGAAGGTTCGGATCAGCATCGTGGCTGGTTCCACTCCTCCCTGCTGACCGGCAGCGCCATCGATGGTCACGCGCCGTACAAGGCGCTGCTGACTCACGGCTTCGTGGTCGACGAGAACGGCCGCAAGATGTCCAAGTCCCTCGGCAACGTGGTCGCCCCGCAGGAGGTCAACGACAGCCTGGGCGCCGACATCATGCGCCTGTGGGTCGCCTCCACCGACTACTCCGGTGAGATGGCCGTGTCCAAGGTGATCCTGCAGCGCAGTGCCGATGCCTACCGGCGTATCCGCAACACCGCGCGCTTCATGTTGGCCAACCTCAACGGTTTCGATCCGGCCAAGGATCTGCTGCAGCTCGAGCAGATGCTCGACCTCGACCGCTGGGCCGTCGACGCGGCCCTGCGCCTGCAGGAAGAGATCATCGAGGCGTACGCCGACTACCGCTTCTGGAACGTGTATTCCAAGGTGCACAACTTCTGCGTGCAGGAGCTGGGCGGCTTCTACCTGGACATCATCAAGGACCGCCAGTACACCACCGCCGCCGACAGCGTGGCACGCCGCTCCTGCCAGAGCGCGCTGTTCCACATCAGCGAGGCGCTGGTGCGCTGGATCGCGCCGATCCTGGCCTTTACCGCCGAGGAAATCTGGCAGTTCCTGCCGGGCGAGCGCAACGAGTCGGTGATGCTCAATACCTGGTACACCGGTCTGCAGCGCCTGCCGGAAGGCTTCGAACTGGACCGCGCCTATTGGGACCGCGTGATGGAGGTCAAGGCCGCGGTCAACAAAGAGCTGGAGAACCTGCGTACGGCCAAGGCCATCGGTGCCAGCCTGCAGGCCGAGGTCACCCTGTTCTGCGACGAGGCCAAACAGGCCGACCTGGCCAAGCTCGGCGACGAGCTGCGTTTCGCCCTGATCACCTCGGCGGCGCAGACCGCGCCGCTGGCCGATGCGCCGGCCGATGCGGTGGTGACCGAGGTCGAAGGCCTGAAGCTGAAGATCCTCAAGTCCGCCCACGCCAAGTGCGGCCGTTGCTGGCACTTCCGCGCCGATGTCGGCAGTCATGCTGAACATCCGGAGCTGTGCGGCCGTTGCGTGAGCAACATCGAAGGCGAGGGAGAGGTGCGCAAGCATGCCTGA
- the lspA gene encoding signal peptidase II, whose product MPESSRFGHLPWLVLSVLILVVDRVTKDIFEGTLSMYQRIEVIPGYFDWTLAYNTGAAFSFLADAAGWQRWLFAAIAIVVSVVLVIWLKRLKRHETLLAVALAMVLGGALGNLYDRVVLGHVVDFILVHWQSRWFFPAFNLADTFITIGAILLALDMFKSDKSAKEAAQ is encoded by the coding sequence ATGCCTGAGTCCTCGCGTTTCGGGCATCTGCCCTGGTTGGTGCTGAGCGTGCTGATCCTGGTGGTCGACCGGGTGACCAAGGACATCTTCGAGGGCACGCTGAGCATGTATCAGCGTATCGAAGTCATTCCGGGTTACTTCGACTGGACCCTGGCCTACAACACCGGCGCGGCCTTCAGCTTTCTGGCCGATGCCGCGGGCTGGCAGCGCTGGTTATTCGCCGCCATCGCCATAGTCGTCAGCGTGGTGCTGGTGATCTGGCTCAAGCGCCTCAAGCGTCACGAGACCCTGCTGGCCGTGGCGCTGGCCATGGTCCTGGGCGGCGCGCTGGGCAATCTGTATGACCGCGTGGTGCTTGGCCATGTGGTCGACTTCATTCTGGTGCATTGGCAGAGCCGCTGGTTCTTCCCGGCATTCAACCTGGCCGACACCTTCATCACCATCGGCGCCATCCTGCTGGCGCTGGATATGTTCAAGAGCGACAAGTCCGCGAAGGAGGCTGCGCAATGA